In the genome of Triticum urartu cultivar G1812 chromosome 5, Tu2.1, whole genome shotgun sequence, one region contains:
- the LOC125507391 gene encoding cinnamoyl-CoA reductase 1-like, which translates to MDDSMSGATAIAALVAGGALHGARDVRGGAGCGLRGRAQDGLVGLLLWIRDGAPPPHGHGCSSKNAHLKVLEGAEERLQLVKADLLDYHSVASAIASCDGVFHVACPVPSGRSTDYEAEIIAPAVTGTLNVLKACHEAKVKRVVMVSSGAAVVANPNWPKGKACDEESWSDEGYCRKNGDWYYLSKTLAEREAFAYAAKTGLDIVTICPSLVIGPLMQSTVNSSSKVLLNYLKGKLGEMVQTDGQSCGALQAVLLIRPFNSSSPISLSVGGSSSGLQHGSRQHERRR; encoded by the exons ATGGACGACTCCATGAGCGGGGCCACCGCCATCGCGGCGCTCGTGGCCGGCGGCGCACTCCACGGGGCTCGGGACGTCCGCGGCGGCGCGGGCTGTGGACTGAGAGGCAGGGCTCAGGAC GGGCTGGTCGGGTTGTTGCTTTGGATTCG CGATGGCGCTCCTCCTCCTCATGGCCACGGGTGCAGCAGTAAGAATGCCCATCTCAAGGTGCTAGAAGGTGCCGAAGAAAGGTTGCAGCTCGTCAAGGCTGACCTGCTGGACTATCACAGCGTAGCGTCGGCGATTGCCAGCTGTGACGGCGTCTTCCATGTCGCCTGCCCTGTCCCCTCCGGCCGATCAACCGACTACGAG GCAGAGATCATAGCTCCTGCTGTAACAGGCACACTGAACGTGCTGAAGGCCTGCCATGAGGCGAAAGTTAAGCGAGTAGTCATGGTGTCTTCAGGTGCTGCAGTGGTCGCTAATCCTAACTGGCCCAAGGGCAAAGCCTGTGACGAAGAGAGCTGGTCAGACGAGGGCTACTGCAGAAAGAATGGG GATTGGTATTACCTTTCCAAAACACTAGCGGAGCGCGAGGCTTTTGCTTATGCAGCAAAAACTGGGTTGGACATTGTAACTATTTGCCCATCATTGGTAATTGGACCCTTGATGCAGTCTACAGTAAATTCGAGCAGTAAAGTTCTCCTTAATTATTTGAAAG GAAAACTAGGAGAGATGGTGCAAACTGATGGCCAAAGTTGTGGTGCTTTGCAAG CAGTCTTGCTCATTCGGCCCTTCAACAGCAGTTCACCGATTAGTTTATCAGTCGGCGGCAGCAGCAGTGGTCTTCAGCACGGCAGCAGGCAACACGAGCGGAGAAGGTAG